ACGCGGAGCTGGCGTAGAAGAACTTCTCGACGCCCGCCTCCTGCGCCGCCAGGATCATGTGCGTGTTGCTCAGCACGCTGAGCATGCACAGGGCCTTGTTGTTCTCGATGAAGCCCATGCCGCCCATGTCGGCGGCGAGCTGGTAGACCTCGCTCGCGCCCTTGCAGATGCGGCGGCAGTTCTGGAAGTCGCGCACGTCGCCCATGAGCGCACCCGCGGAGTTCTCCGCCTTGCGGTGCACCTGGTACCACTCGTCGAGCGGCTTGATGTCGGCCGCGCGAACGCGGAAGCCCTGCCGCAGCAGGTCGGCCACGAGGTGACCACCGATGAACCCGCCCGCGCCCGCGACGACAACCACACCCTTGCTCACGCGAACTCTCCTGAAGGCGCCGCAGCGCCGTGATGAAGCCCTTGAGAAAACCCGGCCACCTTCTAGCCGCGCCCGGGCCGATGGGTTCGCCCGGGGACAGCGGGAAAGCGGGGAGAAAGTGTACCCGTGACGCCCGGGCACCCCTCCGTTCTGACGCTCCCAACGCCGATGTTCCCGGACCTTGGGGCGTTCAGCCTACCCGGGTTCATCGGCCGATCCGGGGGGTGACTGAACCTCAGGCAGCCTCGGAGCCGCAAACAACGTTCGCAACGAGCCCCGAACGAAGTGAGCGGGCCACGTCTTCTGCGGCGAAGGATCGCACCAAAACCCCTCACTTCGTTCGGGGCTCGTTCCGAACGGTTCTGAAGAACTCGATCGTGCGGGCCAGCCCCTCATCAAGGGAGGTCTTCGCCTCCCACCCCAGCAGCTCGCGCGCCTTGCCCGTATCCAGCGCCCGCCGCATCACCCCGTCGCCCTTCGACGCGTCCCACAGGACCCGCCCCTGATAACCCGCGTGCTTCGCCGCCAGCTCGGCCAGCTCCCGGATCGACGGCTCCGCCCCCGACCCCAGGTTGATCGCCTGCACGGGGGTGCTCGCCGTCTGCGTCAGCACCCACTCCGCCGCCCGCACCACACCCGCGGCCGCGTCCTCGATGTACAGGAAGTCCCGCGTCGGCCGGCCCGTGCCCCAGCACGTCACCTCGGGGAGGTTCTCGCGGGCCGCGTCCATGAACCGCGCCACCATCGCCCCGCACGCGTGCGTCCGCGCCGGGTCCAGCGTGTCGCCGGGCCCATAGAGGCTCGTCGGGATCAGGTACACCGAGCGAAGGCCGTGCTCGAGCCGGTACGCCTCCAGCATCTGCAGCAGCGCGAGCTTGGCAAGCCCGTACGAGGCGAACTCGGCGTCGGGCTTCCCCGCAAACAGCGACTCCTCGCGGTAGGGCTGCGGGGCGTCCTTCGGGTACGACGTCATGCACCCGATCTGCACCACGCAGCAGTGACGCGCGAGGCCGGTGCGTCGCAGCCCCTCGATGAGGTTCACGCCCATCGCCAGGTTGTCGTAGAAAAACTTCGCCGGGTGCGCCCGGTTGGCCTGCAGCCCCGCGCTGTACGCGGCCACATGCACCAGCACCGTCGGCCCATTCCCGCCGAACGCGTTCGCGAGCAGCGCCTCCGCCTGCCGCGGGTCGGTCAGATCACCATCCGCCCGCGTCGCCGCGAACACATGCAGCGGCGGCACCCCCACCCGCTCCAGCGCACCAACCACATGCCGGCCCAGAAACCCCGCGGCGCCGGTGACCAGGATGCGTTCGCTCGCAAGCGTTGTCATGTCCCCTCACGACGCCGGGACTGAGCCGCTCTGGGCGAAGTCCCGGGT
The sequence above is drawn from the Phycisphaerales bacterium genome and encodes:
- a CDS encoding NAD-dependent epimerase/dehydratase family protein, with translation MTTLASERILVTGAAGFLGRHVVGALERVGVPPLHVFAATRADGDLTDPRQAEALLANAFGGNGPTVLVHVAAYSAGLQANRAHPAKFFYDNLAMGVNLIEGLRRTGLARHCCVVQIGCMTSYPKDAPQPYREESLFAGKPDAEFASYGLAKLALLQMLEAYRLEHGLRSVYLIPTSLYGPGDTLDPARTHACGAMVARFMDAARENLPEVTCWGTGRPTRDFLYIEDAAAGVVRAAEWVLTQTASTPVQAINLGSGAEPSIRELAELAAKHAGYQGRVLWDASKGDGVMRRALDTGKARELLGWEAKTSLDEGLARTIEFFRTVRNEPRTK